Proteins from one Sarcophilus harrisii chromosome 2, mSarHar1.11, whole genome shotgun sequence genomic window:
- the LOC116421286 gene encoding uncharacterized protein LOC116421286: MVLMCIVASYFVLAGFSASFASSGFGNNYYFPFEGTELEQVRQLDQQYTVLRAPLVYGGLAFSLGLGVLTMGVLLQGAKSLEKLPKKWLVVEAAFSLLAAVGYCIATGIYLHVALRINATDTCKRRERMYARKGLTWMNCQLAGTDGAAATFACLLVIMYGVSAVLAIRSYRQQQQYYKDTRKPSSMYNGPPGHWTSGTL; encoded by the coding sequence ATGGTTCTCATGTGTATTGTGGCCTCCTACTTTGTCCTGGCTGGTTTCAGTGCCAGTTTTGCCAGCAGCGGCTTTGGGAACAACTATTACTTCCCCTTTGAAGGCACGGAGCTGGAGCAGGTTCGACAGCTGGACCAGCAGTACACCGTCCTCCGAGCGCCACTTGTGTACGGCGGCTTAGCCTTCTCCCTAGGACTTGGGGTCCTCACCATGGGAGTTTTACTGCAGGGAGCCAAGAGCCTGGAGAAGCTGCCCAAGAAGTGGTTGGTTGTGGAAGCTGCCTTTAGCCTGCTGGCAGCTGTGGGCTACTGCATAGCCACGGGCATCTACCTTCATGTGGCTCTGCGGATTAACGCCACCGATACCTGCAAAAGGCGGGAGAGGATGTATGCTCGCAAAGGGCTCACCTGGATGAACTGCCAGCTGGCGGGCACCGATGGGGCAGCGGCCACCTTTGCTTGTCTCTTAGTGATCATGTATGGGGTCAGCGCCGTGTTGGCCATCCGGAGTTacaggcagcagcagcagtactACAAGGACACCAGAAAGCCAAGCAGTATGTACAACGGTCCACCAGGCCACTGGACATCGGGAACTCTGTGA